The following nucleotide sequence is from Helicobacter ganmani.
TGTATAATAATCTCTAAACTCCTTATTTTGCTCTGGGTCAAGAATCTCTAACAACACAGAGGAAGGGTCGCCACGAAAAGAATTATGAATCTTATCTATTTCATCTAGCACCACAACTGGATTCATTTCTTTTGCGTCAATCAAACCCTGCACGATTCTACCGGGCATTGCACCAATATAAGTGCGACGATGTCCGCGCAACTCATTGACATCTTCTAAACCACCCAACGCAATTCGCACCAATTTACGCTTCAAAGCAGTGGCAATAGAGTTTGCAAGGCTTGTCTTGCCCACCCCCGGAGGTCCGTAAAAACACAGAATCGTTCCTTTATTTTCATTGTTATTTCCTTTGCCACGCAATGCAAGCAACTCACGCACAGCAAAATATTCCACAATGCGCTCTTTTGGCTTTTCTAGCGCAAAATGGTCTTTGTTAAGCTGCTTTTCTACCCCATCAATATTCAGCGGTTTTTGTGCAAACAAACCAAAAGGAATCTCTAAAACCAATTCAATATAATTTTGCAACAAATTCGCATCTGCGCTGTCTTGGTGCATTCTTGAAAGTTTGGCAATTTGCTTGGAAATCTCCTTATAGGCGTCTTGGCTCATTTTGTTTTTTAGTTTTTCTAGTTTTTGGCGATATTCTTCTATCTCTGCGTCTTTACCAACATCTCCGCCCAACTCTTTTTGAATCTGTTTTAATTGCTCTTTTAAGAAATACTCTTTATTGACTTTTTCCATTTGAGAATTAACTTTGGTTTTAATTTCTTTTTGAATTTGCTGTGCGCGAATTTCCTCCATTACAATTTCAATGAGACTTAAAAGTCTTTCTTCGGGATTATTTTCTTTGAATATTTTATAAGCTTGGTCTTTTTTAAGCCGAATCGCACTCGCAATCAAATCTGCTGCACGATTAGGCTCCATTGTCTCGTTAATGCTTTTGAGTAAATCTTGAGGAAAGTTTTGAGAAATATTATAAAGATTGCGCAATCTTTCTTTCAAAACTGCCAAAATCGCTTCTATGCGCGCGACATCAAAGGGTAGAGAGATGATGGGTTCAATCTTTCCTTGCAAGGGCATTTTAGATTCTACATTCAACAAACGCCCACGACTTAATCCTTGAAACAGAATCTTAACGCGCCCTTCAGGCAATGCGACACGACGCATAATCACACCAATCACACCCACATCATAGAATCCTGTATCACTCTCTCCAAGCATACTAGTTTTAGAAGCAGTGATGAAAACCAATTTATCTTGAGATTCCATTGCAACTTCAATGGCTTTTAGATTTTCTTCATCACTAACAAATAAAGGTGCAATCATAAAAGGATACAAAAACATATCCTCTTCTACGATTACAGGCAAAGTTTTTGGAAATTCTCCATAACGTTCTAATTGCATATTTTCTCCTACCATTCAAAGATTCTTTGATACCACGGAGAATGCGCTTCTTTATAATAAACTTCTTTAATCCAAGCATTTTCATTGATTTTTTGCTGATAAAATTCAGCCGCATTCTCCTTGCCTCTGCGCTCATAAAGCTTAATAATTTCTTTATTGAGACTTAAATTTGCTAATTCAAGCTTTAAAAGCATTGTATCTACCATAGGGCGATAGCGCGAA
It contains:
- the lon gene encoding endopeptidase La codes for the protein MQLERYGEFPKTLPVIVEEDMFLYPFMIAPLFVSDEENLKAIEVAMESQDKLVFITASKTSMLGESDTGFYDVGVIGVIMRRVALPEGRVKILFQGLSRGRLLNVESKMPLQGKIEPIISLPFDVARIEAILAVLKERLRNLYNISQNFPQDLLKSINETMEPNRAADLIASAIRLKKDQAYKIFKENNPEERLLSLIEIVMEEIRAQQIQKEIKTKVNSQMEKVNKEYFLKEQLKQIQKELGGDVGKDAEIEEYRQKLEKLKNKMSQDAYKEISKQIAKLSRMHQDSADANLLQNYIELVLEIPFGLFAQKPLNIDGVEKQLNKDHFALEKPKERIVEYFAVRELLALRGKGNNNENKGTILCFYGPPGVGKTSLANSIATALKRKLVRIALGGLEDVNELRGHRRTYIGAMPGRIVQGLIDAKEMNPVVVLDEIDKIHNSFRGDPSSVLLEILDPEQNKEFRDYYTNFDLDLSQVIFIATANDVSAIPAPLRDRMEFININSYTPSQKEQIAKKYLIPQELKKHGLQNSEISFSPSAVKMLIEKYTREAGVRNLRRRIAQILRKVAKNILQSPQEKVQITSKNLHEFLDKIVFEFENANKNAEVGLVNGLAWTSVGGDVLKIEALKIKGKGGLNLTGNLGDVMKESAKIAYSYVKSLIDSGVLKVDCKLIPQTPKEKEENIQPSASEVYNRLDVHLHVPEGATPKDGPSAGIAIASALASLLTNKKARGDVAMTGELTLRGKVLPIGGLQEKLIAAYKSGMKEVLIPKKNFERDMDEIPQEVRDGLKIHPVSEFKEVLRFVLK